A window of Cryptomeria japonica chromosome 3, Sugi_1.0, whole genome shotgun sequence contains these coding sequences:
- the LOC131067202 gene encoding peroxiredoxin-2B, with translation MAPIAVGDKIPDGTLAYFNEEGNLQQLSVHSLAAGKKIILFGVPGAFTPTCSLMHVPGFIEKAEELKAKGVDDIILISVNDPFVMREWAKTYPNNKHVKFLADGAANYTHALGLELDLSNKGLGIRSRRFSIVCDNLEAKVANIEEGGSFEVSSADDILKVLD, from the exons ATGGCTCCAATTGCTGTTGGTGACAAGATTCCAGATGGAACCCTCGCTTACTTCAATGAAGAGGGCAATCTGCAGCAACTGTCTGTTCACTCTCTCGCAGCTGGCAAGAAGATCATTCTCTTCGGTGTTCCCGGCGCATTCACTCCTACTTGCAG TCTGATGCATGTTCCAGGGTTTATCGAGAAGGCCGAGGAGTTGAAGGCCAAGGGTGTTGATGACATCATTCTCATTAGTG TTAATGATCCGTTTGTGATGAGAGAATGGGCAAAAACATATCCAAACAACAAGCACGTCAAGTTTCTTGCAGATGGTGCTGCAAATTATACCCATGCATTGGGTCTggaattagatttgtcaaataaaGGACTGGGAATCAGATCCAGAAGGTTTTCTATAGTTTGTGATAATCTTGAAGCGAAAGTTGCAAACATTGAGGAAGGTGGAAGTTTCGAGGTTTCAAGTGCTGATGACATTCTCAAAGTGCTAGACTAG